In a single window of the Desulfatirhabdium butyrativorans DSM 18734 genome:
- a CDS encoding helix-turn-helix domain-containing protein yields the protein MLALVKKPHIELSLQGENVDEPIEWISKKYDVNILSSDKDDSISIEETDFWKEMQSNRIGNLLVAARLKANLSQSQLAQKLGIRQNMISDYERGKRRLTADMAKRIAETLNVKVERFS from the coding sequence GAATTATCTCTTCAAGGTGAGAATGTTGATGAACCTATAGAATGGATCAGTAAAAAATATGATGTAAACATTCTTTCATCTGACAAAGATGATAGTATCTCTATCGAAGAGACGGATTTTTGGAAAGAAATGCAATCAAACAGGATTGGCAATCTGCTCGTTGCTGCACGGCTAAAAGCAAATCTGTCACAGTCCCAGCTTGCCCAGAAACTTGGAATTCGCCAGAATATGATCAGTGATTATGAAAGAGGAAAACGCCGATTAACAGCGGATATGGCAAAGCGGATTGCAGAAACTCTTAATGTCAAGGTGGAAAGATTTTCTTAG